A segment of the Streptomyces sp. XD-27 genome:
AGTCGCCGTAGGCCCGGGTCCGCCAGCAGGCCCGCGTCAGGTCGAGGAAGGCGTTCAGCCTGCCCCGCTCCTCCCAGCCGCTCAGCGAGGAGTACGCGAACGACGCGTCGGCGAGCTTGCCCACCTGCGAGACGCGCAGCCGGGTCGCCGACGACAGGCTCCGCCCGGTGTAGGCGCCGAGCCCCTCCGCCGCCCACCAGCGGCGCCCCAGCGCCGGGGCCGACACCACGCCCACGACCGGCCGGTCGCCACCCTCGCCGCGCTCCATCAGCGCGATGAGCGTGGCCCACACCGGCACCCCGCGGACGTAGTTCTTGGTGCCGTCGATCGGATCCACGATCCAGCGGCGCGGGCCCGAGCCCTCGCTGCCGAACTCCTCGCCGAGCACGGCGTCGCGTGGCCGGGCACGCTGGAGCTGGCTGCGGATCAACTCCTCGGCGGCCTTGTCGGCCTCGCTCACCGGGGTCATGTCGGGTTTGGTCTCGACCTTGAGGTCCAGAGCCTTGAACCGCTCCATGGTCGTGGCATCGGCGGAGTCGGCCAGTACATGCGCCAGACGCAGATCATCGTGGTAATCGGCCATGGCCGAACAGTATCCACAGCGCCCCGCCGCAATCACACGGCCAGGGCCGTTCCGCCGCCTACTGTCGCCCGCAGGAGCTATTGACACTCCCTGGCGGCCCGTCAATTCTGGCTCGAGGCCCGCCCAAAACGGGCGGATCGGCCAGGGAGGCGATATGCCCGCAGCGCGCGAAGCCTTGTTGGACGCGGCCTTCACGGCGCTCGTCGGCCGACCCTGGGCCGGGGTACGGATGGTTGACGTGGCCGCGGCCGCCGGGGTCTCCCGGCAGACTCTCTACAACGAGTTCGGCAGCAAGGAGGGGCTGGCCCGTGCCCTGGTGCGGCGCGAGGCCGACGCCTACCTGACCGGCATCGAGGCGGCGCTCGCCGGGCCGGGTGGCGCCGACCCCCGGGAGCGGCTGACGGCGGCGGCGCAGTGGACCGTACGGGCCGCTGACGCCAACCCGCTGCTGCGCGCGGCCCTCACCGGCTGCTGGACCGAGCGCCTCCCGTCGCCCGAGCACCTCGGCCCGCTGCCCGCCCAGCGGCCGGGCGCCGGCCCCGACCCGCTGCCCTCTCCCGGCGAGTTGCTCGGCCGGGTGCGCGACCGCGCGGTGACCCTGCTGGAGCGCGACTGGCCGGCGGAGGAAGCCGCGGCCCTGGGCCGTGCCTGCGAGACCGCGACCCGGCTCGCGCTGTCCTGTGTGGTCGCGCCCACCGGGGCGGAGGACGTGGCCCGCCTGGTCCGCGGAGTCCTGCCGCCGGAGGGCCCGGTGCCGGCGGGACCGCGGGGATCGCGGGTCCGGCCGGGATCGCGGGCCACCGGCGCGGAGCTCAATGGGCGGCGCCGGAGAGCTGCAGGCCGATGACCCCGGCGATCACCAGGGAGATCGAGACGAGCTTGAGCGTGGAGACCGTCTCCCCGAGGAAGGCCATCCCGTAGATCGCGGTCCCGGCCGCGCCGATGCCGGTCCACACCGCGTACGCGGGCCCCACCTCCAGTTTCCGCAGCGCGAGCGTCAGCAGCCCGAAGCTGCCGAGCGCGAAGACACAGAAGGAGACCGTCGGCCAGAGCCGGGTGAAGCCATGGGAGAGTTTGAGCCCGACGGCGAAGCCCGTCTCCAGCAGCCCGGCGACCACGACGAGCAGCCACGCCATCTGTATGCCTCCCGCTCGGTGCGCTGTGCCGACCCGGCCCCCCCGGCCCGGTGCGGTTCCTTCTACCTCCGCCGGCGGAGCGCAAAACGTGGTCGGCGGGGCGCCGGGCCGGCCGCGTCAGTCGCCCTCGCGCCGCTCGCGCGTGGCCATCAGCCGGCGCAGCGAGTACAGCCGGGCCGGTTCGGCGTGGCCGTCCGCCACCCACTGGTCCAGCGCGCAGTCCTTCTCATCGTGGCTGCAGGCGCGCGGGCACTCCGCCGTCCCCGGCTCCAGATCGGGGAAGGCGCGGATGACGCGGGAGGGGTCGATGTGGTTCAGCCCGAAGGAGCGCACGCCGGGGGTGTCGATCACCCAGCCGGTGCCATCAGGCAGCGGCAGCGCCAGCGCGGAGGTGGTGGTGTGCCGACCGCGCCCGGTGACCGCGTTCACCACCCCGGTGGCCCGCATGCGGTCCGGTACCAGTGCGTTGACCAGCGTCGTCTTGCCCACGCCGGAGTGCCCGACGAAGGCGGTGACGCGGTCCGCCAGCCGCTCGCGCACCCGGTCCGCGGCGCCGCCGTCGGCCAGCTCCTCCCTGCTGGTGACCACGTACCGCACACCGAGCGGCGCGTACGTCTCCAGCAGCGTGTCGGGCGGGGCGAGGTCGCACTTGGTGAGCACCAGCAGCGGCTCCAGACCGGCGTCGTAGGCGGCGACCAGGCAGCGGTCGATCAGCCGCGGGCGCGGCTCGGGGTCGGCGAGCGCGGTGACGATCGCGAGCTGGTCGGCGTTGGCCACGACCACCCGCTCGTACGGATCGTCGTCGTCGGCGGTGCGGCGCAGTACGGAGGAGCGCGTCTCGACCCGGACGATCCGGGCGAGGGTGTCCTTGGCCCCCGACAGATCGCCCACCACCGCGACCCGGTCCCCGACTGCCACGGCCTTGCGGCCCAGCTCGCGGGCCTTCATCGCGGTGATCGTGCGGTCCTCGACGAGGCAGGTGATCCGGCCCCGGTCGACGGTGAGGACGAAGCCCTCGGCGGCGTCCTCGTGCTTGGGGCGGATGTTCGTCCGGGGCCGGTTGCCCTTGCGGTTGGGGCGGACCCGGACGTCGTCCTCGTCGGTGTGCTTGCCGTAACGGCGCATCGGGTGCTTCTCAGCCTCTCGGCGCCGTGGTCGCCCCGGCCGGTTGTCCGGACCGGCCGAGCATGCCTGACCACAGTCCGGGGAAGTCGGGCAGCGTCTTCGCTGTGGTGTCCACGTTCTCCACCTGGACGCCGTCGACCACCAGGCCGAGGACGGCGGCGGCGGTGGCCAGCCGGTGGTCCTCGTACGTGTGGAAGACGCCGCCGTGCAGCGGGCGCGGGCGGATCCGCAGTCCGTCCTCGGTCTCGGTGACGTCGCCGCCGAGCTCGTTGATCTCCTTGGCGAGGGCCGCGAGCCGGTCGGTCTCGTGCAGCCGCAGGTGCGCGATGCCGCGCAGGACGGACTCGGAGTCGGCCAGCGCGGCGACCGCCGCGATCACCGGGGTCAGCTCGCCGACCTCGTGCAGATCGGCGTCGATGCCGGTGATCCGGCCGGTGCCGGTGAAGGTCAGGCCCCGCTCGGTCAGCTCGCAGGAACCGCCCATGTCGGTGAAGATCCGCCGCAGCGCGTCGCCCGGCTGGGTGGTGTGCTCCGGCCAGTCCGGGATCGTCACCCGGCCGCCGGTGACCAGCGCGGCGGCCAGGAACGGCGCCGCGTTCGACAGATCCGGCTCCACGACCAGGTCCCGGCCCAGCAGCGCGCTGGGCGCCACCCGCCACACGTTGGGTTCGCCGCCGGACTCGGGGGTGTCCACGGCCGCGCCCGCGCTGCGCAGCATCTCGACCGTCATCCGGATGTGCGGCAGGGAGGGCAGCGCGGCGCCGACGTGGCGTACCTCGATGCCCTGGTTGAAGCGCGGCGCGGACAGCAGCAGCGCGCTCACGAACTGGGAGGACGAGGAGGCGTCGATGGTGACCCGCCCGCCGTCCAGCGCTCCGCTGCCGTGGACGGTCATCGGCAGGCAGCCGCGCCCGTCGTCGTCGATACGGGTGCCCAGCGCGCGCAGGGCGTCGATCACGCCGTGCAGCGGGCGCTCGTGCGAGCGCGGGTCGCCGTCGAAGCGGACGGGGCCGTCGGCCAGCGCCGCGACCGGCGGCAGGAAGCGCATCACGGTGCCGGCGTTGCCCACGTCGACCGTGGCCGGGCCGTGCGGTCCGGCCGGGATCACGCGCCACGCCTCGCCGCCGCCGGAGGGGCCTCCCGCGCCGAAGGCGCTGTGCGACACGGTCTCCTCGATGCCGACGCCCATGGAGCGGAGGGCCTCGGCCATCAGCAGGGTGTCGCGCGAGCGCAGCGGGCGGCGCAGCCAGCCGGGTTCGGCGGCCAGCGCGGCGAGCACCAGTCCGCGGTTGGTGACCGACTTCGAGCCGGGCACGGTGACGGTCGCGTCGACCGCTCCGTGCGCGAGCGGAGCGGGCCAGAGGGCGTCGTGAGCGACGGGAGAAGTCTCAGTGCCGGTCATGGCCATCACTTTAGTGGCTTGCTCAGTGTGTGAATCTTGATCAAAAGTGGCGAAACTCAGTCGAAACACTGCACTGCTAAGGAACGGGTGGCCGGGGGCGGGCGCCTACAGGCCCAGCAGCCAGCTGCCGCCGCCGATCAGCGAGCACAGCGAAACGGTGTGGAAGAGCAGCAGCCAGGCGACGGCGGGCACGTTGGTGAGCCGGGCCAGCTGGTCCGGATCGGAGTCCCCGGCGTGCCCGTAGCGGCGCTTGCGCTGGAGCTCGAAGGGCGGGCGTACGCCACCCAGGAGGAGGAACCACACCACGACGTAGGCGAAGGCGGCCTGCACCTGCGGCTCGGTCAGCCAGGAGACGAGGAAGAAGGCCGCCCCGGCTATGAGGACCGTCAGCATCCCGTACGCGTTGCGGATCATCACCAGCATCGCGACGAGCAGCGCGGTCGCCCCCCACAGCAGCGCGGTGATGTGGTTCGCGGCCAGCAGCCAGGCTCCGCCGAGACCGAGCAGCGACGGGGCGGTGTAGCCCGCGGCAGCGGTCAGAATCATGCCCAAACCGGTCGGCTTGCCGCGCGAAACGGTCAGGCCCGAGGTGTCCGAGTGCAGCCGGATGCCGTCCAGCCGGCGGCCGCTGAGCAGCGCCACGAGACCGTGACCGCCCTCGTGGGCGATGGTGATCGCGTTTCGGGCGATCACCCAGGTCGTCCGGTAGACGACCACGGCGAGGGCGACGACTCCGGCGGAGACCACCAGCCAGCGGGAGGGGTCCGGCTGGCTGCCGACGACGCGGTCCCACAGCTCGGCGGCGTTCGTGGTGTCCATAGGCGGGCGGCTCCTCGGTTCCGTATCCCCGTGTTCCGTCATTCCGGTCCTGGGCCCGGATCTCCGACGTGCGGATCTCCGCGCCACGGGGGCCGGGCGTCGTGGCAGTGTTGCACCCATGTGCGGTCGATACGCAGCGAGCCGGAGGCCGGAGGATCTCGTCGGGCTCTTCGATGTCCGGAAATGGGAGCCCAAGGAGGCCCTGGAGCCGGACTGGAACGTCGCCCCGACGAAAAACGTGTACGCGGTGCTCGAGCGCCCCCTGAAAGACGCCGACGACCCGCGTCCGGTTCGCCAGCTGCGCGCACTGACCTGGGGGCTGGTGCCGTCCTGGGCCAAGTCACCCGACGTCGGCGTGAAGATGATCAACGCACGGGCCGAGACGGTGCACGAGAAGCCGTCGTTCCGGCGCCCCTTCCTGACCCGGCGCTGCCTGGTGCCCGCCGACGGCTACTACGAGTGGGTCACCGGCGCCGGCGAGCGGCAGTTGGAGGAGCAGGGCAGGCGGAAGCGGGCCCGCAAGCAGCCGTACTTCGTCACCCCGGTGGACGGCTCGGTGATGGCCCTGGCCGGAATCTACGACTTCTGGCGGGACCGGACGCTGCCGGACGACCATCCGCGTGCCTGGTGGGTGACGTGCAGCGTGATAACGACCGAGGCGGAGAAGGAACCCTTCGCCGGAGCCGGCTCCGGATCGGGGGG
Coding sequences within it:
- the hisN gene encoding histidinol-phosphatase, with translation MADYHDDLRLAHVLADSADATTMERFKALDLKVETKPDMTPVSEADKAAEELIRSQLQRARPRDAVLGEEFGSEGSGPRRWIVDPIDGTKNYVRGVPVWATLIALMERGEGGDRPVVGVVSAPALGRRWWAAEGLGAYTGRSLSSATRLRVSQVGKLADASFAYSSLSGWEERGRLNAFLDLTRACWRTRAYGDFWSYMMVAEGAVDICAEPELSLWDMAACAIVVQEAGGSFTGLDGRPGPHSGNAAASNGLLHEELLSYLG
- a CDS encoding TetR family transcriptional regulator, yielding MPAAREALLDAAFTALVGRPWAGVRMVDVAAAAGVSRQTLYNEFGSKEGLARALVRREADAYLTGIEAALAGPGGADPRERLTAAAQWTVRAADANPLLRAALTGCWTERLPSPEHLGPLPAQRPGAGPDPLPSPGELLGRVRDRAVTLLERDWPAEEAAALGRACETATRLALSCVVAPTGAEDVARLVRGVLPPEGPVPAGPRGSRVRPGSRATGAELNGRRRRAAGR
- a CDS encoding multidrug efflux SMR transporter, which encodes MAWLLVVVAGLLETGFAVGLKLSHGFTRLWPTVSFCVFALGSFGLLTLALRKLEVGPAYAVWTGIGAAGTAIYGMAFLGETVSTLKLVSISLVIAGVIGLQLSGAAH
- the rsgA gene encoding ribosome small subunit-dependent GTPase A; this encodes MRRYGKHTDEDDVRVRPNRKGNRPRTNIRPKHEDAAEGFVLTVDRGRITCLVEDRTITAMKARELGRKAVAVGDRVAVVGDLSGAKDTLARIVRVETRSSVLRRTADDDDPYERVVVANADQLAIVTALADPEPRPRLIDRCLVAAYDAGLEPLLVLTKCDLAPPDTLLETYAPLGVRYVVTSREELADGGAADRVRERLADRVTAFVGHSGVGKTTLVNALVPDRMRATGVVNAVTGRGRHTTTSALALPLPDGTGWVIDTPGVRSFGLNHIDPSRVIRAFPDLEPGTAECPRACSHDEKDCALDQWVADGHAEPARLYSLRRLMATRERREGD
- the aroA gene encoding 3-phosphoshikimate 1-carboxyvinyltransferase — protein: MTGTETSPVAHDALWPAPLAHGAVDATVTVPGSKSVTNRGLVLAALAAEPGWLRRPLRSRDTLLMAEALRSMGVGIEETVSHSAFGAGGPSGGGEAWRVIPAGPHGPATVDVGNAGTVMRFLPPVAALADGPVRFDGDPRSHERPLHGVIDALRALGTRIDDDGRGCLPMTVHGSGALDGGRVTIDASSSSQFVSALLLSAPRFNQGIEVRHVGAALPSLPHIRMTVEMLRSAGAAVDTPESGGEPNVWRVAPSALLGRDLVVEPDLSNAAPFLAAALVTGGRVTIPDWPEHTTQPGDALRRIFTDMGGSCELTERGLTFTGTGRITGIDADLHEVGELTPVIAAVAALADSESVLRGIAHLRLHETDRLAALAKEINELGGDVTETEDGLRIRPRPLHGGVFHTYEDHRLATAAAVLGLVVDGVQVENVDTTAKTLPDFPGLWSGMLGRSGQPAGATTAPRG
- a CDS encoding M50 family metallopeptidase, which codes for MDTTNAAELWDRVVGSQPDPSRWLVVSAGVVALAVVVYRTTWVIARNAITIAHEGGHGLVALLSGRRLDGIRLHSDTSGLTVSRGKPTGLGMILTAAAGYTAPSLLGLGGAWLLAANHITALLWGATALLVAMLVMIRNAYGMLTVLIAGAAFFLVSWLTEPQVQAAFAYVVVWFLLLGGVRPPFELQRKRRYGHAGDSDPDQLARLTNVPAVAWLLLFHTVSLCSLIGGGSWLLGL
- a CDS encoding SOS response-associated peptidase; the encoded protein is MCGRYAASRRPEDLVGLFDVRKWEPKEALEPDWNVAPTKNVYAVLERPLKDADDPRPVRQLRALTWGLVPSWAKSPDVGVKMINARAETVHEKPSFRRPFLTRRCLVPADGYYEWVTGAGERQLEEQGRRKRARKQPYFVTPVDGSVMALAGIYDFWRDRTLPDDHPRAWWVTCSVITTEAEKEPFAGAGSGSGGAEERGPRALADIHPRMPLVLTPDRWAAWLDPARTDPADLRELLVPPPAELLRAYPVGTGVSDVRNNGPELVAELDAPEVDTLF